TGAGTGCTCTAACAACCCTAGTTCGGCCCCAAAATGGTGGGATCATCTCCATTGTTCAATGTCTAATTACAAATTTGTTCTTGCAATTGAGAACACGATGATAGACAGTTACGTTACGGAGAAGCTATTTTATGCCTTAGATTCTGGTGCAATTCCCATATATTTTGGAGCACCTAATGTTTTAGAATTTGTTCCGCCAAATTCAATAATAGATGGTTCCAAGTTCAGTTCAATGGAAGAATTGGCTTCTTACGTGAAGGCCCTCGCAAATGACCCTGTTGCTTACGCAGAATACCATGCCTGGaggagatgtggtgtattaggtaaCTATGGAAACACTCGTGCTGCCAGCTTGGATACAGTACCATGTCGGTTATGCGAGGTTGTAAGTAGAAAAGGTGGAAGGAAAGCATGAACTTTCTGGATTTACCGTTACATTCTTTACACATCGTTTATATCATTGATTTCTGCTTTCTTCAGTTTCAAGAGATTTAGGACATTCTTGGCAGGTACGCCGTTTTTCTTATTTACTGGGTCATTGTTAGCATTATACAACATGGGGGTTGAATTTTGCATAGTATATTCATGTCTTGGGTCATTGGAACTTATTGATCCCAAAAGTTTTCTCTTATCTTCACTGTGACCCTTAATGAAATGCAACTCATAGACTTCACTGTACATGTAACTAACAGTAATTCCAACACGTAATAATTCTCTGAAATTTTGGTTATTTTTCTAGGTTTTCCTTAATTTAGTTATACATTACGGTATGACCTCTTACAGTATGCATCATCTGGCGGATAATGTATTGCCAGAAATTATTCGTTGAAGTTCATTAAATATTCCGCTGTTCCCTTTGAAAAATGATTCTGCCATTTTTGTTATACATACTTCGTTTGTTGGAAGTCTTAAAAGTGAAATACTTTGTTTTTAGAGTGTGTTTTCCGTGGCAATCTTCATGGACAAATAGTTATTTGTAACTTTATCACATTAGAAACTGAGTATGGCCCTGCAAAGTAGATGCTACTTTGAGTAGGTGAAGGAAATCGAGTCATTATTGATATAGAAGATTATTACATGAAAGTAAATAGAATTTTCAGATGCAGTTATTCTTTCTGTGATCTAGGTTGGGGATCTTAGTGAGGTTTCGTCATCTTCTTCTCTATGAAACTTCCAAATTGCATCCATCAGAGCATTAGAAGGAGTGCACTTGGATTTCGCTGAACTCCGTTGCCCCTGCACCATAATCAACATCAGTCATAAGTAATTATTAAGAATCCAAATTCTCACTTCCCCCGGGATTCCTTATTCAATCAAAAAAATGTAAAGATTGGCATGAACTGCGTAGTGAGGGGGTGTAACTCTGAGTGTGAAATCAGCCCTTAGAGCAAACATATATGTGGATCCCGTGACAGTGTTACCAAGGTGTAGGAATAATTAAAGAAATGTAAACCAGTGTTAACGAGGTGTAAGAATAACTAAGAAATGCAAGGTTTACTAATACAGCAGTGTTAAGTGCCAACAACAACAAGCACTTTAAATTTCAGAAATAAATTTAAAGTAGAGTAATAATTCTTACTCTTTTACTTGATGCGGACTTTGTAATTTTCACGCTTTGCATATTTTCTGGTCTATTCGTTACATATTCCTTCAACTGTTGATCATCCATGGCTTCAATTATACTAGTCTGCACAATtaacaaaacaacatcaaatgCAGTACAAATTAGTCTCCCAAGCTGTCACAATAGGCAAATGGGATGttggcaaaaaaagaaaaaaaaaaaaagaaaaagagagagaaggGCAATGGGGTTTGGGCACCGGGTAGGCGCTTCCAAAGTCATGATGGAGCTAAATATTGACATAAGATACTTGGATAGGATAAGTAATTTCCACACCCCCTCGGGTCACTTAAAAGCAGTAATGTAGGTCACAAACTCTTTTTCAGATGGATCATAAAAATCTATGTAAGTATTACGATCAGCAACCATAtaaaaatgcttcaaaaaaaaaaaaaccatattaAATAATGGCCTACCCATGTTATaagttcttcaatttcttttcccATAGTTTCTTCTTCCTTGTCTGCATGAGCTTTCTTCTGCCTCCATGAAACCAACTGATTAAGATCAccatttttaatagttttcttcttcttacttGTTTCCCTACTCTCAGTAGACATTATTTCAAATTGATCGAgcaagaaaaatcaaatttgtatATGCTGATTTTGATAGAGAGATAGAGAGGGAGGAGCTGGAGTGAAGAAGTTAAGAACACACAAAGATGATGAGAATAATGACATAATTATTATTATAGACAAGTCAATATAACGGTCAATCAGCAGATATCATACTGATAACGAACTAAGTGCGGCCTATTAAGCGTTACATAAATACAAAAATGATTACACAGACAAAAAAGACAATAACAAGAAAAACGGTTACAAACTAGACAGCATGGTTTTGCTGCAGGTGGAAAGACTAAAGCCAAACTAAATGTTTCATCAAAAATCAAACTCATGAATTTTCTCCATCAGTCGATAGAATACTTCCTTGCCATattggaaaaatatatatacatactaGGTATCCCGGGGCCTTacggccccggctcaacctctCGTTATAGGCTTAAGTGTACGTACTTTATTTCTTTGTAACaatataattaaaaaatattacaaCCTAGTTAATGTATCCAAAATAATGAATATTTAATTTCATCCCTTATTAGTTTCAAAACCAATCATCGCTATTGTACAACGAAATAGAGAATCAAAAGAACAGATGGATCCATGTTGGCAACTATAAGTTAGTTTAGCTTAGTACGCAACGTGAATAACAATGAGAGAACAACAAAAGGGATGACCTTTTTTCTCTACAAAACATATTTAAACATACTCAGAGAATGATACAAAACAGAAGTGCTCAAATTGGATCAACTCCATGAAAAATTAAATTGATAGTGTTTTACGTGGGAAATACAATATGTTCTTTTTTTTAGCTAAATAAATGTGATTTACTTAACATGTGATTGTGAGCCTAATCTGGCCAGTGCAGGGATTATAGCAACGTGACACTCATGCATCAATACGTCTAAGCTCCCATATTAGATAAAAATAGTTGGTATATCAGCATGCTAAATTTGGAACTTAAACAGTATTCCAATTAATAACCAACTGTCAATTTTTAATAGAGGACGAATTTACTTAGACTGTCCATTATCTTCACATGTTATTTTTAATTCACTGAAGATACTACTCTTTATAAATTTATGATGCTCCCCAATCATGAAAATGCATGTTATAAGACCATAATGATGTGGTCTATATATTTCATGAAAAGTATTTCATAAAATACATACCGATAGGAAAAAACAATGTATTATTGTTTCTGCTTATCATCCAAAAATATGCTTCAAGGAAAAAAAGGTTGGTATGTGTTAACACTTCATTTTGAAATGATTTGAAAAATAAATCATATTCCttcaaccaacacaaccaaacAGGTGTTAAAAGACTTGATGTTAAGAAAACGATACGAAAACATACGGGAAACTAACCAACAAAAACACTCATTGAGTATATAAAAAGTCGAAGAATCCATTAACAAAATTGGGAAAGAAAAAAGGTAACCCTTATAACAGAGTAACTCAATAATTCcaaacaaaaattataattaaaaGCCCTAGATATGCACATATTGATACATATTGTACTCTTCATTAGTACATATATTACGTTCAACCGAAATAAGAAAGCAGTAATATATGTTGATTAAAAAACGATACGAAAACAGTCATACTTATTATTGTAAAATGCAGTATCACATAACCTATTAATCCTATTTGAATTCTGCTAATCGTTTAGCCTGAAACCAAATCTATATGTATTTGAATTATGCTCGACTTCCATATTATTTTTTCAGTTTTATATAATATAAGACCTTCTTTGTGTATTTTTGTTCTTTCTTGATCCAAAATTCTATCCATGTTTACACTATATTTTTGTTGTGAGTGAATGTTAAcattcttgtcttttttttttttaacttttcgtTCATCCTTGTAATAATATTTCCCAAATTCTACGATATGTTCTTTAGATGCATGGTTTGGGAAAAAATTCCTCATATCATGCCCTCTATATATTTGTTCTGTTACTTGTTTTTTTAAGGATGAAATCACTTCTCCATCTATTTCTTTAAAAAAACTATGGAAAACAAAAATTTCCTATTTTCTTAAGTTGCAGATTTCTTAGTAGTTGTTTTGCATCCGTCCCTTCATTAGAATCTGAATTTTCTCTGAAAATTTTCCCCAGTACAATGCTTCACATACAATAAATGAGTTGTAGAATTTTACTGCCATATGACGATAGATGAGTTGTAGATTTTTTTCCTGCATTGTTGATTTCGTCAGTGTCATCTAATTCAAAAAATTGGCTAATTATAAACGTGATGTCATTCCAATCTTTGTCTAATTTTTTATATTGTTTAAACTTTCATATCTCGTGTTTTTGTCCTTCTTTTCGATGTACATATATATGATCCTATTGTAATTATAGGTAACCCAATCTGTTTTAGATtcataaaactcaatatgataatACTATGAAACGTAATCTCGTACTGGTATTGTTCTCCATGTATATGCCTTCCCAACTCATATGTTTTTTTTGGAATCTATTTGTTTTCTATTAAGGAAATAAGGGATCGGTATGTAGAGTTTCTTATGTTTTGTCGTACATAACATTGGTTTATTGATAAGGATATGTTCTTCATCTATTGAACTATTTTGACCCGAAGTTTGAAATCTTGTTGTGCAaagatttttttctctttctattATTCTCCAAAATCATATCGTTTATTGATCTCAAACTTCATCTATTGTAATGCAAAAACTCTGTTCTTTTCTAGGTTTATTTAACAGGaaaaccttgttattatattggtTTGAATAGCCTATTTTAGATGCAGGCTTGTGATTGTTATGCTTAGTATATACgaaatcctaactaatttcagAATCGTCTATTTTTAGGAAACTGTGTAGATTGTttgatatatttttgtttttttgaggtGTTTTGGACTTAGTGTGCTCAGTCCTAAACCTTAATATTTTAGCAACCAACTCAACAAACCTGTCAGTATATTTGTGTTATGTGTTCATGCTCTGTATATATCTGTTTTGTTACGTATTTTCCAAGGAATGAAATTACTTCTCCGTTTATTTACTTTAGTAATTTCTTTATCAAAACAAATCTAGAATTGTCTATTTTTTTAACGTTGCAAAGATGTTTCCGTAGTTATTTTGCATTCGGTCCTCATTAGACTTTGAATCTTTTCTGAAAGTTTTCTCCAGTAAATAATCTCCAAGCATTTTATCGTCACGTGAAAATAACAGAGTTATATAATATTTTCTTGCATTGTTGATTTCCTAAATATCATCCGCTTCTAAAAATTGGTTAAACGTGATGCAATTCTAGTCATTGTCTAATTTTTTATATTGTCTAAACTTTGTAATTAGCTCTTGTTTTTTCTGCTGTTTTCGTTGTACATATGTATGATCTTATTGTAATAATCTTTAATCTAGTATTTTCAAGATTCATAAAACTCAATCGGATAATACTGCGAAATCGTGATCTCCTATAGATATTTGTCTCCATGTATATGTTGGACCAACTCATATTTCCATCGGAGTATATCAGTTTTCTATTAAGGAAATAAGGGTGCCACTTGTAGTTTCTTTTTTGTTGTGTAGTACCTAACATTGGTTGATGCATAACGATATTTCTTCATCTATTGGACTATTTTGATCCGAAGTTTAAACTATATTGTTGTGGAGCGATATTTTTGTCTTTCTCCAAAATCATATCTATTATTGTTCTCACACTTCATCTATTTTAACACGAAAACTATTTTATTTTCCGGGTTTATGTAACAATGACCATGTTATTCTGTTGGTTTATATATCCTATTTTTTATGCAGGCTTGTGATTCGCATGCTTGAGTATATACATAATTGTAACTAATTTAGGAAACTGTGTAGATTGTTTGCTACGTTCTTGTAGTTTTTTAGGTATTCTGGATTTAGTGTGTCCAGTTGGTCTTAAACGTTAACATTTTAGCAACCAACTCGAGAAACCTGTAATTATATTTATGTTGTGTATGTGTATTATTGTGAACGTTGCTTTTTAGGGAATTTGATGGTTTGGGAAAAGACTCATATTATCATGTTATCTATATATATGTTATGTTACTTGTTTTCATAAGAATGAAATCACTTCTTCCTTAATTTCTTTTAGCATTCTCGTCCTCAAAATAATATATGGAaaacattattttttatttttttatcgttGCAAAGATGTCATTGTAGTTCTTTTGTATTCGGCCCCTCATTAGACTTCGAATCTTCTCTG
This DNA window, taken from Papaver somniferum cultivar HN1 chromosome 3, ASM357369v1, whole genome shotgun sequence, encodes the following:
- the LOC113359445 gene encoding uncharacterized protein LOC113359445 codes for the protein MSTESRETSKKKKTIKNGDLNQLVSWRQKKAHADKEEETMGKEIEELITWTSIIEAMDDQQLKEYVTNRPENMQSVKITKSASSKRGQRSSAKSKCTPSNALMDAIWKFHREEDDETSLRSPT